Genomic segment of Colletotrichum destructivum chromosome 5, complete sequence:
GAAGAAAACGAAGCAAAAACACTGAaaaaaggacaagaagggCAAAAGAGAATCGTGAGAGGGACGAGACTCGAACTCGCGCGGGTTGCCCCACCAGGAAACAGATGTTAAGCTGACCTTAACCTGGCGCCATAACCAACTCGGCCACCCTCCCAGACCATGACTGGTGAGAATCATGGGATGTGGATGCACAGAGTGGGCGGCAAGACTGTCCATGTTCCCAGCGACCGTGGCACGTCTACAATAGCACATGATGGAGCAGCATCATGTGGAAAGTAGCAGATAACCAATTTCCTATAAAGACATGCGAGTTGGATGTTTACCGGCCAACGGGGATTCAAACGGATCCTATCTTCATGTCTAGGACTAGCTTGGCGGAGTTGGGATTGAAAGTGAGGTGACAATATTGATATCTACATTGATCCGCATGAGAGTTTAGGCGAGACTTGCAGTGTACTGGAAGCACAAACACACATGAACTACTTCAAGATGTCGGCCATGTACTTGTGAGTCTTCTTCTGGATCTCGTTGACGGTGGCGCCAAGATTGCCAAACGGGTTATCGTCTTTCTGGACTGGCGATAAGTTTGAGTAACCATCTTGTTCGGGCTTTTGGTAAGCAAGTGAGTGAGCCCTTAGCGGACCAAACAGAGCACAAGTGCCCGCGACGGACTTATGCCACTGGAGATGGGGCTTAGTctatggcggcggcgcaggatGCGGGATTAAGACAGGGGCACGCATGAGTGATGATaggacagggggggggggggggcgcgaCTGATCCCAGAACACACCAGACCCCCGCGGCCACGGCTACATCGGCTGATATAGACTCACGATGAGGCTTCTCAACACGTCGACTCTGACACTGACAGAGTTCGTCGGCGAACAAGTGCCGCAGTACGCGATCTTGTCTCACACCTGGTCGGACGGCGAGGTTTTGTTCCAAGATTTACAAGAGGGCGGCAGCCCCTCAACCACCAAGGCGGGCTGGTCCAAGGTTCTGGCGGCGTGCCGTCTGGCGCAGGGGCAGAGCTACTCGTGGATATGGATCGATACCTGCTGCATCGACAAGTCTAGCAGTAGCGAGCTgtccgaggccatcaactCCATGTTCAAGTGGTACCGGGACGCCAAGATCTGCTTCGCgtacctcgccgacgtcccGTACTCGGAACCTGGGACTGATGAGTgcgccgccgcgctggcCGGCAGCCGGTGGTTCACCCGCGGCTGGACCCTTCAGGAGCTTCTCGCCCCGTCCTCTCTGGACTTTTACTCTTCCGAATGGAGGCGCATAGCCTCGCGGCCCTTTCTAGCCGACGGGATCCAACGCACAACGGGCATCGACGCGGCGTACCTCTCGGGCTACAGCCTCAAGAACGCCAGCGTGGCCGCGCGCATGAGCTGGGCATCCGGACGAGAGACAACGCGCATCGAGGACATGGCGTACTGCCTCCTCGGTATCTTCGATGTCAACCTGCCGCTCATCTACGGCGAGGGGAAAAAGGCCTTCCGGCGACTGCAGGAGGCCATTCTTCGTCAGATCGATGACCAGTCTCTGTTCGCATGGGGCCCCATAGACGAAGGCAACTCGAGCGGCGTGTTGGATAACAGGGCCTACCCTCTCCTCGCAGAAGACCCGTCCTGGTTCAGGGGATCGGGGGATATTGTGCCGTTCAGGCCGCGGGGCATCGAGACGCGGCTGCATGTCGCTCATGACGGCGTGACAATCACCTCGCCGCTGTGGAAGCGGAACCCGTCGAGCTGGATCAAGCGTCCTAGCTCCGTCTACCTCGCTCCTTTACAGTGCCAGAAAAAGAACAACGTTCTCAACAGCATCGCGATACGGTTATGCAgtctcgccgacggcgatgagggagagggaggcgtGGGAAACTCGCCAGTGCCGTGCTACCGCTTCTCGCTGCTGCTACTCACTGTCCCGATGACGGCATGGAAGAAGGAGAGCCTCTTGTCTACGTTTCTGTATTTTGACAGCAGAGAGAGGCTGCGCGCGGGCGGTGTCATGGACAGACAGGGATGCGTCATCCGCATGTTGCCGCGGGAGACCCAGACAAGGGAGTTGTTCTCGCCAGATTTGGGTCGTCTGGAGACGAGGACTATCATTCCTTTTACAAAGCGCCTTGTCAGATCGTACGGTCTGGGGGTGCCCATCGTGATTCGCCTGGCGAGCTCACTCCGCAGGGACCTCGCTCTCGTGCTCCAGTTTCAATACATGTCGATGaccaacggcgacggggacGCCATCAGCTTTCCGCCTGTGCCGGGCTGGATGATCAACCGAGTCGTGGTCATCCCTTCGGGTTCTACAATCAAGGATATCGCCATCCTGTGTCAGGAGGAATCTGAGCAGTGGACGCCGGAGTTCGTTCGTCGGGTGTCTGGTGGGAAGTGGGACGGTCAGCGCGTTGGTGACATGTCATCCCCAGAGTCCATTCAAAACAGTGGATTGGAGACGTTCACTAGGTATCGAGTGAGGGTCTCCAATGAGGATGTCCATGGTCCGTTGCTGTTTCTGGTTGATGTTGAGGATCTGGAGGGCGAGAATCGTTCTTTGGAGGTACATCATGGCGGGAGCTATGTGCTTGCAAGGAAGTCTGGTATCTAAGGATTCATAAGCAAACAATTGGCAAAAAACAACTCAATTTGTAGGTAGCAACCAATGACCCTGTCGGTGGTACTGCCTGATGAGGATTAAACACACGACGGCCTCTAACACTATCATTGCCTCCGAGCATTGTTCGTGCAACATCCATGGCTGCAATAGATCCGCAAATGAACTCGCTCAGATACTTGGCAGGAAGTAATCAAGGTTAGAATATGGATGTGTTGCCCAAGCCTCTCATGGCTGTATTTGAAGACCGCATGCAGGTCTCACGTCTTCGACATGTATTCGGTCGAAATTTGACATCCAACAACTACGTGACCAACAAGTCATCCTACAATCAAGAGAACAACCAACAGACCAGTCAACAACCTGATTTAGGTGATTGGCAGAATCCAACAATGAAACGAAAGAAAGACCGGGAAAAAAGAGCCTGGCCCTGGTCCATCGGAAATACGCAACGCGGCCCAAGCCAAGCCAAAGCCGACATCCGCCGGCCGCGCTGGCCGTTTCTTTGGCTCAAGGTTGGGCCGTTATGCTGTTCCTCGGGGGTTTGATCTTCGTATCTAATTCATAGCCTGAATGTGTTCTTCCTTTGTCCACCTCAAGAAATATGTCCGTTGCATGGCTTTTACTCTTCCGACAGTTAGCCAACGTAACGATGCTGCCCATGACATGCGCCTAGTCTGAGTCCGGAGGCGACTTCGGCCATATCTCATAGTCTACCACATCTTCCCATGTCAGCATCTCATCAATGTCCTCCTGCTCCCTGGCCTTTTGCTGAGAAACCCTCTTGCGTTGATTGCTGCCTGCCCGAAGTTTCTTGGACTTGCTGTCACTCTTCTCAAAAAaagccttcctcgccgcgcaAGCCCAGATCTCCAGCCGTTCTGGTTTGAGAGTACACAAGACGATCAGCTCCCTCGCCGCAAGCGCATCTTCCAGCGCGTCGTGGGCTAGACCGTCGCCTGTTTGAGAAGATTGACGGATCTGGATGCCCAGCAGCTCGCGACAGAGGGTCTCTAAACCCCATCTCTTCCGTATCCTAGACCCACTCCGCAGTACAGCATCGGCAGTGATGATAGCCGAGTCGACGATTCTGGAATGGTAGGTGTGCAGTGCTTTAAGATCATGATGGATCGACTGTCCGATGAGGATGGTTTCTTCGTCGGCGAACCGCCAGAGCTCATCTCGAGCAGCCTTCCAGCCGTGCAAGGCCTCGTTCTTCGCGACAGCTTGCTGCATACCTGCGGCGCTGATGCCAGTGATGTCTTCCCGCCAGTTTCTGATTGGCTTTGAGGGGTTGACCAGGCAGTTTTGCAGCACGTCACCCGACACGAAATCAACCAAGGTTAAATGGATGAGCTCATTTTGCCCTTCGACGGTACCGGCCATTTCGCAGTCCAGAACGATAGCCGCAAACTTTGGCTTAGACGAGTCCGTGTCGGGGCAGGGAAGATAGGTCGTGGGTGGCATACGATGGCCTTCCTTGACAAGGCGCTGCTCTGAGTGACAGAGACCCGCGAGTCGACGAAGAAGGTCATCCCGTCCCACATCAGAAATCCTAGAGTATGTGATGCCGCGGTAATTGAGAGGGTCGACACGCGTACGTGCGGACGAAGGAGGCTCGGCGGGTGCAGGTCTGGCGACTGCTTGGATGGCTTGATGAACATGATGTTTGTCGAGAGAATGTTGATTCATTGCTGAAGAGGTGTTGAAGTCTCTCTGACAGGTTGCACATATATGCTCTTTTCTTGGTTGCGTAGGAGGCGGCTGTAGTGGCCCACGAACGTTGCGGTGGTGTTTGTCAATAGCATGTTGACTAACGACTCCCGAAGCTTTTCTGACAGGTTGCACATGTATAACTCTTCCTGGTCTGAACAACAGGTAGCTGTTGTGGAAGAGGCTCCCGAGCGCCGGAGTGGTGTTTGTCGAGTACATGTTGATTCACTGCTGCAGGACTCCCGAAGCTTTTCTGACAGTTTGGACATGTATGGTTCTTCCTGGTCTGAGCAACAGGTAGCTGTTGTGGAAGAGGCTCCCGAGCGCCAGAGTGGTGTTTGTCGAGAGCATGTTGATTCACTGCTGAAGGGCTGCTGAACCTTTTCTGACAGGTTGCACATACATAGTTCTTTCTTGATTGCAGAGCAGGCAATTGTGATAGGATAGGGGCTTGAGTGTTGGAGTCGTGTTTGTCGAGAGCATGATGTATCATTGCTGAACGGCTATGGAAGCCTTTCTGACATGTTGGACATACATTGGTTTTTGTGATCTGCATAGCGGGCAGTGATGGTGGAAGAAGCTTCCGAATATTTGAGGGGCCAGAAAACTACCAGAGGAGGGAAACGATGAGCTCCAAAAAACGGGTTCCCACGAGCATGGTGACCTTATAATCTCCAAAGTCGTTGGGCATCGCATCACAGTACTGCTTTGCTTTCTATGACCCCTGTAGTCTCCTGCTTTCCAACGGAGCTACTCAGCAACGCTTTTCTGCAAGATGGCCTGATTGCAGCTGCAGGAGGGCCAATATTGATGCATTAAAAACGCATCTCAAGGCAACTGCAGCGAAAATATCCAgtcaacgaggaggagataAGTACTATGCAGGATGCCGAGATGCAACGGTGACACTTCTTTTGTCAAATCAATTTTGCCAACCCTCAACTGCCCATGCAGACTCTCAGTCGGCGGCAAGGTGAATCCAACACATCAGGTAGTAATGCATGTCGTTGATGTTTTGCCCACGACCCAACCATCATGTCTTCGATAGTTTCTATAAATAGCGGGAAGCAAGATTAAGAGGTACCTGTGTCCTAAAGAAAAACAGGGTTTCAACGATACGACCATGCGAGAGGTGACGAACAGACCGAAACCTCAACCAACGATTGAAGTCATCATGATTCCCAAAGGACGACGAAACCTTCACCAAGCCTTAAGTTTCAAAACTTCCGTTTCAGGCTCTGGGAACACATCGGATCAAGTCTGTTACTTGTTGTCAGGCAGGAAAGATATGCTTAGAGTGTTTTGAGAAACAGACCTTCCACAATTGTTGACGGAGCACACACTTTTTTTCAGCGGATGAAAAAGTCCAGGCTCTAAACTCATCAGTTGAATTCAACTAGGGCATACATTGAATTCAAGAAATTCACTGCAAATTGCtacttggggggggggtcctTTCGTCCCTCTCTAAATAGGGTCCAAAACGCGCTCGATGTCCAAGTGAGCACCCTTGACCGGGACTCCACGCATTCTGCGTAGCTGGTTGGGCCCGCAAAAGCGAATGGAGATTGTGCGCTGACTTGGGAGTCGCCATCTGAGATATGGGGGCTTCGGCGTTGGCTGTGACTAATTGTGTGCACAGCTGTTTCGTTGGGCGCCGAACATGCATGATGGCGGAATTTCGAAGGAACTACGGGTCTCTGAGAAGTCGAGAAACAAAATCTTCCAGATATTTGAACACAGAGGTGATTGCTTCCTGCCTCCGCTGATCGATGATTGTTTTGTCAGTTAGTCACACCTGTGCTCATCTGTGAAATTTTGATATCTACTAATGACGTCTATGGAAATGGGAAACTTGAGTGTCGGCAACGGAGCTCGGCTTCCTTAGATGGTCGTCTTCTTGACCGATAGAAATTATTCACTGATTAAGGACTCGTGGTACCAGGATTCGTAGGAATAAGCCCTTGTTGCATTCCAGAGGGAGATAGCCCTTAGAATAATCGATCTAGATGTGTGCGCAAGGTCGACGACTACGCGGCAGTCAAAGTAATCAACCAGAACTACAGTCTTGGCCGGCATCTCCAAGGCCGCTGTTCGAAGATTCTCGTTGTTCGGTTCGTTGTGAACACGTTTGAATAACCGAAACATCTCGTCATCTCGTTCAGAAGCGTCGATATGGTGTTGACTGTCAGTGTTGCTGAGTGTGGCCTCATTTCAGGGCTTTTGAGCTTAGAACTGAAGTATCGTGAGGCCAAAAAGTAAGGTCTGAAAGATCTCCGTCTTTAATTGAGTAGAGTGAAACATCTTACGGGTTACTCAAAGTCTTTGACCAACTCTGTCCCCCGCTCTCGGATTTGAAAAAAGAAGCGTGAGTATGATTCAGAGCACAACCGCTGGTTACCTGGAACCGAATCTCATTACCAAATTCCACTTCATCAACAATAGACGAGCCTAAGAGGGTGAAATTTCTCTGGATTTTTGCCAGAACGATCCGTCTTCGGTACAGGAGTGTAAAGACTTCGATTATGACTGCTACTCCAACTCGATGACATCGTACCCGTGCAGCAAACTGAAGAGCGAGTGCTGCTCGTGAAATCATCTGACGACAACTATGAGTATATAGTAATTGGTTTACATTAATGTACAACTAACTGTGGCTGCTAGCAATTGTAGCTTCATGATACATATGGCCCTCTGTTCAGTTGTTGCAACCCCTTCCCGCTATACCGGCACCGGCAACCTCCACGAAACATCTCTCCGGCTTGGCACGGGCTGTTAGTGTCATGCTAAGGAGGGGCCCCAGTTCCCGCGGTTTGCCGCCGCGCGCTGGGGCAGATTAGCTATACGCTAATCAAACCCTTAACAACGCACATTTTCCCCTCGATTCGAGCCGACGATTATTCAACCtaacgagccgccgccgacttgacATCGCCTTCCGCAGGCTAGATGAAGTCTTCCTGGTAGGGCAGGAAGCAGAGGTTCCATCTAGCCTCCCGAAGGAGCCGGGCGAACTTCATTCCCGGCGCAAGCGGCACTTCCGGGCCCAAATTGAACACCACCGATCGACTTTTCGACTTCGCTCCCTCAACACCTTTTCCCCTCAAACGATCGAAGACCCCCTCGAAAAGACAAACAGACACTAGGGTTGCTGTGTATAGCCACGGTAATACACGGCTGTGCTTGTTACAGAGCCTAACAGCAAACCCTACAACCTATCCTCACGAGGTTTCGCCCCTTGTGGTTTCCCTCGTGGCGGTATAACCTATCACGATATGCTTCGGACGGCTACTGGGACGTTGTGTAAACCAGCAGCCTGCGGGCTCTGggtcgaaggagaggaaaTACCGGCGGAATCGCGGTTTAGGGACGACCAGAGCACTGTCTCGGGCAAGCCAGCGGCACCCAGAGACAGCTCGAACACATAGTTGCCTCTAGGCACGACTTGGAGGACGATTTGGACTGTATCTAGTGGTAGTTATAGGCctacggctctccacgccacatacccttcgggaggtctgccGCAAGGGCGGTTGCgctcttgccgccatggcgtaaaatacaacaacaacaacaacaacaacaacaacataCCGGCACCGGGTTCCTAAATATCCGTCGTTGCCAACCACTTGTTTTGCGGTTTAATATTATTACTAATCCTTTCCACCTGCTCGCACATCACCAAGAGATGAGGGTCCTTAATATTGACCATAAGCTTTGTCTCTGCGGGCAGTGGCTTGTTGTACAGGCCTTCCGCCATGGCAGCCATGGTAGCCAGAAGGTCCTCGCGGGAACTTAGGAGCCAGGGGTGCACCACCGACACGTAGTCGTGTATTGTGACAAAGGGAGCGACAGTAGGCTTTACAACTACGCTTACCGCCTCTCCCAGCAGATGCATTGatccctcctcgtcctcctccggaTCGTAGCAGAGTAGGTCACCCCAAAGGGCGAAGAGGGacccgtcctcgtcgtcacaGCCGGGGTCTCTGTGTTCGCGGTGCGTCTCAAAGCACGTGTCGCCCCATTCGGGTAATTCGTTGGTGCGCACGGTGATAGACGAGACCTTGGGCTCCGTGAGCGGCGCCTGTGAGAACGGGTGCCAGGTGTCGCCCTGAGAGTACGGCTCGAGAGAACTCGGGTCGCGCTTGGTGTTCATGATCCAGACGGCTTCAGCCAGGGGACCGTCGAGAGTCCAGAAGAGTCGCTGAGCCTCGGGGGAGAGCCTCGGAGCTTGGCGGGCGTTGTAGAGGGCATTATACGAGGTCGGTTGTGAATCCTCGGTTTCTATTGAAGCTGAAATTCTGACTAGGCTCATTTTGAGACCTTTATTGATCTGGTCGAAATACCTGGTCTGCTTTTCCAGTTGGTTGTAACTCCAGCCGGTGAAAGACTTGGTCGACTTTTGTAGGACAAGGAGAATAGTTTGTTATGGTTAAGAAATGGAAGTTAGGCAGGTCAGGCAATCAATTGATCCAGGGACATTTTAGGCTGAGTTACATACTCTCATAGCCCTCTTTAAActgtcggcatcgccgcaCCGCCCAACCTTGTGTGCCTCCTAGATCTGCAAAGGGCAAACCCAACCAAGAGGGCAACCAACGGACCACCCAACAACCAAGCTTGGTTGATTATGTTTCCTCAGGGCAGGAAAGAAGAGTTAAACATCAGGCAATCCATTCCTGGCGGCAGCAATGCCTCATTCCTT
This window contains:
- a CDS encoding Putative ribonuclease H-like superfamily, exonuclease, RNase T/DNA polymerase III; protein product: MNQHSLDKHHVHQAIQAVARPAPAEPPSSARTRVDPLNYRGITYSRISDVGRDDLLRRLAGLCHSEQRLVKEGHRMPPTTYLPCPDTDSSKPKFAAIVLDCEMAGTVEGQNELIHLTLVDFVSGDVLQNCLVNPSKPIRNWREDITGISAAGMQQAVAKNEALHGWKAARDELWRFADEETILIGQSIHHDLKALHTYHSRIVDSAIITADAVLRSGSRIRKRWGLETLCRELLGIQIRQSSQTGDGLAHDALEDALAARELIVLCTLKPERLEIWACAARKAFFEKSDSKSKKLRAGSNQRKRVSQQKAREQEDIDEMLTWEDVVDYEIWPKSPPDSD
- a CDS encoding Putative heterokaryon incompatibility encodes the protein MRLLNTSTLTLTEFVGEQVPQYAILSHTWSDGEVLFQDLQEGGSPSTTKAGWSKVLAACRLAQGQSYSWIWIDTCCIDKSSSSELSEAINSMFKWYRDAKICFAYLADVPYSEPGTDECAAALAGSRWFTRGWTLQELLAPSSLDFYSSEWRRIASRPFLADGIQRTTGIDAAYLSGYSLKNASVAARMSWASGRETTRIEDMAYCLLGIFDVNLPLIYGEGKKAFRRLQEAILRQIDDQSLFAWGPIDEGNSSGVLDNRAYPLLAEDPSWFRGSGDIVPFRPRGIETRLHVAHDGVTITSPLWKRNPSSWIKRPSSVYLAPLQCQKKNNVLNSIAIRLCSLADGDEGEGGVGNSPVPCYRFSLLLLTVPMTAWKKESLLSTFLYFDSRERLRAGGVMDRQGCVIRMLPRETQTRELFSPDLGRLETRTIIPFTKRLVRSYGLGVPIVIRLASSLRRDLALVLQFQYMSMTNGDGDAISFPPVPGWMINRVVVIPSGSTIKDIAILCQEESEQWTPEFVRRVSGGKWDGQRVGDMSSPESIQNSGLETFTRYRVRVSNEDVHGPLLFLVDVEDLEGENRSLEVHHGGSYVLARKSGI